The following coding sequences lie in one Bacteroidota bacterium genomic window:
- a CDS encoding Do family serine endopeptidase: protein MNKIGKQLILLLIAGILGGIIGVGIVMSIDNNDKNTDGNKPGNLTNFTVDQITIPTFDFSVIAEHITPTVVHIKTTIDASSVENPHKGNPFFEFLDPKMFKYPQSGSGSGVIISSDGYIVTNNHVVADADKIEVSLYDKRTYMAEVIGKDPQTDLALIKIDAKDLPILDYGNSDELKVGEWVLALGNPFNLNSTVTAGIVSAKARSIGILGGGSAIESFIQTDAAVNPGNSGGALVNVEGKLVGINTAIASRSGQYEGYSFAVPSNIVIKVINDIKKYGKVQRGLLGVNISEVTTEIAKDNKLDKPIGVYIQDVVAEGAAKEAGIKKGDIIIKINDRKVNSVQALQEEVFINRPGDKIDVTLIRNGNEKVFSVTLKDFKGNEEIVIDKTDELRRELGAEFAELTAKEKARMGLENGVRVSNVSSGKMKSAGIPKNFVITKIDRKRVIKIEDVYEFLGSAKDGVLIEGIEPDGSKAYYGFGLSD from the coding sequence ATGAATAAAATAGGGAAACAACTAATACTACTCTTAATTGCAGGGATTTTAGGTGGAATAATTGGCGTTGGAATTGTCATGTCAATTGATAATAATGACAAGAATACCGATGGCAACAAACCAGGCAATCTTACTAATTTTACAGTCGACCAAATTACAATACCCACATTCGATTTTTCAGTTATAGCCGAACACATTACACCAACTGTTGTTCATATCAAAACAACGATTGATGCTAGTTCAGTTGAAAATCCACATAAAGGCAATCCATTTTTTGAGTTCCTTGATCCAAAAATGTTTAAATATCCACAATCAGGAAGTGGCTCAGGTGTTATCATATCATCTGATGGCTATATTGTGACAAACAATCATGTTGTAGCTGATGCAGATAAAATTGAAGTAAGCTTATACGATAAAAGAACTTACATGGCTGAAGTAATTGGTAAAGATCCACAAACCGATTTAGCTTTAATAAAAATAGATGCCAAGGACTTACCAATTTTAGACTATGGAAATTCGGATGAATTGAAAGTTGGTGAATGGGTGCTAGCACTTGGAAATCCTTTTAATTTAAACTCGACTGTAACCGCTGGTATTGTTAGTGCCAAAGCCAGAAGCATTGGAATATTAGGTGGTGGTTCTGCAATAGAATCATTTATTCAGACTGATGCCGCAGTAAATCCCGGGAATAGTGGAGGAGCCTTAGTAAATGTGGAAGGAAAACTTGTTGGCATTAATACAGCTATTGCTTCCAGAAGTGGGCAATATGAAGGTTATTCATTTGCTGTGCCTTCAAATATTGTTATTAAGGTTATTAATGATATTAAGAAATATGGAAAAGTACAACGCGGTTTACTTGGTGTAAATATTTCTGAAGTAACTACTGAAATTGCCAAGGATAACAAATTGGATAAACCTATAGGTGTATATATTCAGGATGTTGTTGCAGAAGGTGCTGCAAAAGAAGCTGGAATAAAAAAGGGCGATATAATAATAAAAATCAATGACAGGAAAGTAAACTCAGTGCAAGCTTTGCAAGAAGAAGTTTTCATTAACAGACCTGGAGATAAAATTGACGTCACTTTAATCAGAAACGGAAATGAAAAAGTATTTAGTGTAACTCTTAAAGATTTCAAAGGCAATGAAGAAATTGTTATTGATAAAACAGATGAATTAAGACGTGAACTAGGTGCTGAATTTGCTGAGTTAACTGCAAAAGAAAAAGCCAGAATGGGTCTTGAGAATGGAGTTCGGGTGAGTAATGTTTCCAGTGGAAAAATGAAATCTGCAGGCATTCCTAAAAACTTTGTGATCACGAAAATTGATCGAAAAAGAGTCATTAAAATTGAAGATGTATATGAATTTCTTGGAAGTGCCAAAGATGGCGTACTTATTGAAGGAATTGAACCTGATGGTTCAAAAGCATATTATGGCTTTGGATTAAGTGATTAG
- a CDS encoding endonuclease domain-containing protein: protein MNKWDAIKNTARDLRKNQTPAEKILWNILRNRKLGGKKFLRQHPIVIKDSTQPEFYIVDFYCAEYKLIIELDGKIHDFQMEYDQDREAVLKNLGYRIIRFKNKELGDINLVLDRVKISFEV from the coding sequence ATGAATAAATGGGACGCTATAAAAAACACAGCTCGAGATTTGAGGAAAAATCAAACTCCAGCTGAAAAAATACTATGGAACATTCTAAGAAATAGAAAACTCGGAGGAAAGAAGTTTCTCAGACAGCATCCAATTGTGATAAAAGACTCAACCCAACCAGAGTTTTATATTGTTGATTTTTATTGTGCAGAGTATAAATTGATTATTGAATTAGATGGTAAGATTCACGATTTCCAAATGGAATATGATCAAGATAGAGAAGCAGTTTTAAAGAATTTGGGATATAGAATCATTCGCTTTAAAAATAAAGAACTTGGTGATATCAATTTAGTATTGGATAGGGTGAAAATTAGTTTTGAAGTATAG
- a CDS encoding UpxY family transcription antiterminator codes for MATIIDKEPKWYAAYTKSRGEKKVSEKLTEKGVEHYLAIHKILKQWSDRKKWVEEAVFKSYIFIKIGMDDYYDVLNTEGIVSFVRLGRFPEPIPERQILAVKKMLESDIEIEVNTQEYKLGDAVQIIRGPLEGLIGNLAEAQGHHKFIIHVEVIGQNLAMTIPKSHLKKISGAEEMHQKSKMQKRFL; via the coding sequence ATGGCAACTATTATTGATAAGGAACCCAAGTGGTATGCAGCATATACAAAATCAAGAGGCGAAAAGAAAGTTAGTGAGAAGCTTACTGAAAAAGGGGTAGAGCATTATCTGGCGATTCACAAAATTCTGAAACAATGGAGTGATCGCAAAAAATGGGTTGAAGAAGCTGTATTCAAGTCCTATATATTTATTAAAATTGGAATGGATGATTACTATGATGTTCTAAATACAGAAGGAATTGTCTCTTTTGTCAGGCTTGGAAGATTTCCCGAACCAATTCCTGAACGACAGATTTTAGCCGTAAAAAAAATGTTAGAATCTGATATTGAAATTGAAGTGAATACGCAGGAATACAAACTTGGAGATGCAGTTCAAATTATTCGAGGACCACTTGAGGGATTAATTGGGAATTTAGCTGAAGCACAGGGGCATCATAAGTTTATAATACATGTAGAGGTTATTGGACAAAACTTAGCGATGACAATTCCCAAATCTCATCTTAAGAAGATCAGTGGTGCGGAGGAAATGCACCAGAAGAGCAAAATGCAGAAGCGGTTTTTGTAG
- a CDS encoding NAD-dependent epimerase/dehydratase family protein: MKKVVVTGASGHIGFHVAKELLSRGYDTTILIRRENLNVFKLKKLGAKTHNCDLLNPESYANQLTHIDAVFHLAAENTTSRSNEDRIIQNTAGITEVFFNSCLEQKVPILIYTSSVVVLGRSENKDVLITENDRTKFIESPYVNGKLIAEDFVESLIQEKNADIRRVYPSWVIGPNDPKMTPPHKIITDYVSKGQPFYFSGGISLASVTEIAKAQVNLFERGEKQGKYILGGSNVTFKEFYDTLSDYSLFSKPVIKIPKWLIVLGARMTAPIFKLFGMQPILEASYAKSVFGNFSWYDSSKAVQDLDYKIIPTKELISDAVHEANKRITGTTKLGMKLKENANVSKEEGKLLITGAPGWLANRMIDIMINGDIDGEFQSNRAVRLLVQKSHSDLLDLPSNYEIVYGDITNKKDISDALDGVTSVFHIAGAIYPSKIKVLYQVNEKGTQNLVDACIEKNIRRIIYMSTDSVCGHGTKKKRIFDEYNIASPYKNYGKSKYLGEKYLLDQTKKGFVDGTSMRGFWFFGPFAPPRQLNFLGMFSWPKQLVFGNGRNFRSTSHVDDIVQAFFKAEKKENTYGKWYWIAGNEHTMSVDDIYQTIAKSLGTDYKPIHLPNWMCSMFSLADSMLGLFGFLHPTIHAAGKFHYDIAGKIDAAKRDFNYEPKFSFEETAKGLKELI; this comes from the coding sequence ATGAAAAAAGTTGTTGTAACAGGGGCATCGGGGCATATTGGATTTCATGTTGCTAAAGAATTATTGAGCAGGGGATATGATACAACAATTCTGATCAGGAGAGAAAACTTAAATGTATTTAAACTCAAAAAATTAGGCGCAAAAACACATAATTGCGATTTACTTAATCCTGAATCATATGCCAATCAACTTACTCATATTGATGCAGTTTTTCATTTAGCAGCAGAAAACACGACCAGTCGATCAAATGAAGACCGGATCATTCAGAACACAGCTGGAATTACAGAGGTCTTTTTCAATTCCTGCTTGGAGCAGAAGGTTCCTATTCTAATTTATACAAGTTCTGTGGTCGTTTTAGGTAGAAGTGAAAATAAGGATGTTCTTATCACCGAGAATGATCGTACAAAATTCATTGAAAGTCCGTATGTAAACGGAAAACTGATAGCAGAAGATTTTGTTGAATCATTGATTCAGGAGAAAAATGCTGACATCAGGAGAGTTTATCCATCTTGGGTAATCGGTCCAAATGATCCTAAGATGACTCCCCCTCATAAAATCATTACTGATTATGTTTCAAAGGGTCAACCATTCTATTTTTCCGGAGGTATATCGTTGGCATCAGTTACAGAAATTGCCAAAGCTCAGGTTAATCTTTTTGAACGAGGTGAGAAACAAGGGAAATATATTCTGGGTGGTTCAAACGTTACTTTCAAAGAGTTTTATGATACATTATCAGATTATAGTCTTTTTTCAAAACCTGTTATTAAAATACCAAAATGGTTAATTGTTTTGGGTGCTCGAATGACTGCTCCTATTTTTAAACTATTTGGCATGCAACCCATACTTGAAGCATCTTATGCAAAGAGTGTTTTTGGGAACTTTTCATGGTATGATAGTTCTAAAGCAGTACAAGATTTGGATTATAAAATAATTCCTACAAAAGAATTGATTTCGGATGCTGTACATGAAGCAAACAAACGAATTACAGGCACAACTAAGCTGGGAATGAAGCTTAAGGAGAATGCAAATGTGTCAAAAGAAGAGGGAAAACTGTTAATAACAGGTGCTCCAGGTTGGTTGGCCAATCGTATGATCGACATCATGATCAATGGAGATATTGATGGTGAGTTTCAGTCCAACCGTGCCGTTAGGCTATTAGTTCAAAAATCACACAGTGATTTGTTGGATTTACCATCGAACTATGAGATAGTGTATGGTGATATTACTAATAAAAAAGATATTTCGGATGCATTGGATGGCGTGACAAGCGTATTTCATATAGCTGGTGCTATTTATCCATCCAAGATCAAAGTGCTATATCAGGTTAATGAAAAAGGAACCCAAAATTTGGTGGATGCTTGCATAGAAAAAAACATTCGAAGAATTATTTACATGTCTACTGATTCAGTTTGTGGTCATGGCACGAAAAAGAAAAGGATATTTGATGAATACAATATAGCATCGCCCTACAAGAATTATGGAAAAAGTAAATATCTGGGCGAAAAGTATTTATTGGATCAAACAAAGAAAGGATTTGTTGATGGAACATCCATGCGAGGGTTCTGGTTTTTCGGGCCATTTGCACCCCCGCGACAATTGAATTTTCTGGGGATGTTTAGCTGGCCAAAACAATTGGTATTTGGAAATGGAAGGAATTTTCGTTCTACATCCCATGTAGATGATATTGTTCAAGCTTTTTTCAAAGCTGAAAAAAAAGAAAACACCTATGGCAAGTGGTATTGGATTGCTGGGAATGAACACACGATGAGTGTTGACGATATTTATCAAACCATAGCCAAAAGTTTAGGAACAGATTATAAGCCAATTCATCTCCCGAATTGGATGTGCAGCATGTTTAGCCTTGCTGATAGTATGTTGGGATTATTTGGATTCTTGCATCCAACTATTCACGCTGCTGGCAAGTTTCATTACGATATTGCTGGTAAAATTGATGCTGCAAAACGAGATTTTAACTATGAACCGAAATTCAGTTTTGAGGAAACAGCAAAAGGATTAAAAGAGTTGATTTAG
- a CDS encoding glycosyltransferase family 2 protein, translated as MNYYDNDFAITVPMANEEEGFDEFVTLVKKVFDKLGQGTAYFVIDNVSKDKTLVMSQELEAKDKRFKTVWAPENRNVVDAYMRGLREAYNHNHDIIIEMDAGLSHDPRAINMFIRVLNEGNECAFGSRFNNGGSMADSPLFRRLLSKNGTRMTNLLLGTRMYDMTSGFQAFHREIVKQIIDYPFKSKAHFYQTEMRYLLRKKRYQEVPIHYRAPSKSVSKGAIKNAVLVLLYYFRKRLGFSAKYL; from the coding sequence ATGAACTATTACGATAATGATTTTGCAATCACGGTTCCTATGGCTAACGAGGAAGAGGGCTTTGACGAGTTCGTGACTCTTGTCAAAAAAGTGTTTGATAAATTGGGTCAGGGAACAGCCTATTTTGTAATTGATAATGTTTCAAAGGATAAAACTTTGGTAATGAGCCAGGAATTAGAAGCCAAAGACAAACGATTTAAAACCGTTTGGGCTCCTGAGAATAGAAATGTAGTGGATGCCTACATGCGTGGTTTGCGTGAAGCTTACAATCATAATCATGATATTATTATTGAAATGGATGCAGGATTATCACACGATCCAAGGGCTATCAATATGTTTATACGCGTTTTAAACGAAGGCAATGAATGTGCATTTGGCAGCCGTTTCAACAATGGTGGCTCTATGGCCGATTCACCACTTTTCAGGCGTTTACTTTCAAAAAATGGAACCCGGATGACAAACCTGTTATTAGGCACTCGCATGTATGACATGACTTCTGGCTTTCAAGCATTTCATCGTGAAATTGTTAAGCAAATCATTGATTATCCTTTTAAGTCAAAAGCACATTTTTACCAAACAGAAATGCGTTATTTATTACGCAAAAAACGCTATCAGGAAGTTCCTATTCATTACCGCGCACCTTCAAAAAGTGTTTCTAAGGGAGCAATTAAAAATGCTGTTTTAGTGTTACTCTATTATTTCAGGAAGCGATTAGGATTTAGCGCAAAATATTTATAA
- a CDS encoding TatD family hydrolase — translation MLRPFEDQFIDIHTHRKSCRNFVFILRNVFAEEMDNDLLAKQDTYSLGLHPWHIKYGNLESQFRRLTQFAKYPKVLAIGESGLDKKIETPLAEQIEVLKAHITISEKLKKPLIIHNVKSTNELLRIRQESKANIPWIFHGFSGDFEKATKIFDAGCYISIGHLLMNKNSKTFKEFQKFPLDKLFFETDDKSFTVIELYQLAADFKDCYVEKIKEQIFANYKRLFDELTI, via the coding sequence ATGCTAAGACCATTTGAAGATCAGTTCATCGATATTCATACTCATCGAAAAAGTTGCAGGAACTTTGTTTTCATTCTTCGTAATGTATTTGCGGAAGAAATGGATAATGATTTACTTGCCAAACAAGATACATACTCATTGGGGCTTCATCCCTGGCACATCAAATATGGAAATCTTGAAAGTCAATTCAGACGATTAACCCAATTTGCAAAATACCCCAAAGTATTGGCAATCGGAGAAAGTGGCCTTGACAAAAAAATTGAAACTCCTTTAGCTGAGCAAATCGAAGTATTAAAAGCACATATAACAATCTCTGAAAAACTGAAGAAACCACTTATCATACATAATGTTAAATCCACTAATGAATTATTAAGAATTCGACAAGAAAGTAAAGCCAATATCCCTTGGATTTTTCATGGTTTTAGTGGTGATTTTGAAAAAGCTACTAAAATTTTTGATGCCGGCTGCTATATATCTATCGGTCATTTATTAATGAATAAAAACAGTAAAACATTTAAAGAATTTCAAAAATTCCCTTTGGATAAATTGTTTTTCGAAACAGATGACAAATCATTTACAGTTATTGAACTTTATCAATTAGCTGCCGATTTTAAAGATTGCTATGTCGAAAAAATAAAAGAACAGATCTTTGCGAATTATAAAAGACTGTTTGATGAGCTCACAATTTGA
- a CDS encoding tRNA threonylcarbamoyladenosine dehydratase codes for MSSQFENHWQSRTKLLLGEEKLNRLNQAHVLVIGLGGVGATATEQLVRAGIGELTIADSDQVSLSNINRQLPALHSTIGMDKTEVIANRLKDINPDLKLNIVNTYLKDENLTDLVSKPYDYIVDAIDTLSPKVFLLFHAMNNKQRLVSAMGAGAKLDPTKIHIADIADTHTCNLAIHVRKRLRKLNITSGFKAVYSSEKVIKEALIYVENEQNKKTNVGTISYMPAIFGNYCASVVINDLIKE; via the coding sequence ATGAGCTCACAATTTGAAAACCACTGGCAATCGCGAACCAAATTATTATTGGGTGAAGAAAAACTAAATCGCTTAAATCAGGCGCATGTGTTAGTTATTGGCTTGGGTGGGGTTGGTGCAACTGCTACCGAACAATTGGTACGGGCAGGAATTGGTGAACTTACAATTGCTGATAGCGATCAAGTGAGTTTAAGTAATATAAACCGCCAACTTCCGGCATTGCATTCAACAATTGGGATGGATAAAACGGAAGTTATCGCTAACCGATTAAAAGATATAAATCCTGATTTAAAATTGAATATTGTAAACACTTACCTGAAGGATGAAAACTTAACAGATCTTGTTTCAAAACCATACGATTATATTGTGGATGCAATAGACACACTTTCGCCCAAAGTTTTTCTTCTTTTTCATGCCATGAATAATAAGCAAAGGCTTGTAAGTGCTATGGGGGCAGGTGCTAAACTCGATCCGACAAAAATACATATTGCTGATATTGCTGACACACACACTTGTAATTTGGCCATTCATGTTCGGAAAAGACTAAGGAAACTAAATATTACCAGCGGTTTTAAGGCCGTTTATTCCTCAGAAAAAGTCATTAAAGAAGCATTGATTTATGTCGAAAATGAACAAAATAAAAAAACCAATGTGGGTACAATTTCTTATATGCCTGCTATTTTTGGGAACTATTGTGCATCAGTAGTAATTAATGACTTAATAAAAGAATAA
- a CDS encoding transporter, which translates to MNKLVLIIALVASTVYTYAQELITDRPDQTESAQVVPLHSLQIESGYVFETKIQLGEKTITANSTLLRYGIIKDFELRLGVDYSIYTPKTGAAKLKGFNPIYVGFKLEFTNEDGVFPGIALLGGLGIPKIASEDFKTDRIAPDLRLAFSHTFSEKLSLGYNVAIEWDGNHNMPVGVYTVALGLGLTEKFGCYIEAFGDIWNKEGVQQLADGGLTFLLYDNLQIDASAGIGLNDMATDYYLSAGLSWRIPR; encoded by the coding sequence ATGAACAAATTAGTATTGATAATTGCATTGGTAGCATCTACAGTTTATACATACGCTCAGGAACTAATTACAGATCGACCAGATCAAACTGAATCGGCTCAGGTTGTGCCTTTACATAGTTTGCAAATAGAATCAGGATATGTCTTTGAAACAAAAATTCAGCTTGGAGAAAAAACAATTACCGCAAACTCTACACTTTTGAGGTATGGAATTATTAAGGATTTTGAATTAAGACTTGGCGTTGATTATTCTATATACACGCCCAAAACAGGAGCTGCAAAATTGAAAGGTTTTAATCCTATTTATGTTGGTTTTAAGCTTGAATTTACGAATGAGGATGGAGTATTTCCCGGTATTGCTTTACTAGGAGGTTTAGGAATTCCCAAAATTGCAAGCGAAGATTTTAAAACAGATAGAATAGCACCAGACCTAAGGTTAGCATTTTCGCATACATTCTCAGAAAAGCTTTCGTTAGGTTATAATGTAGCGATTGAATGGGATGGAAATCATAATATGCCCGTGGGAGTTTATACCGTAGCATTAGGATTAGGACTTACAGAAAAGTTTGGATGCTATATTGAAGCATTTGGAGATATTTGGAATAAGGAAGGTGTCCAACAATTAGCTGATGGAGGATTAACTTTCCTACTATATGACAATTTACAAATAGATGCTTCTGCAGGAATTGGATTAAATGACATGGCAACAGACTACTATTTATCCGCAGGATTGAGTTGGCGAATTCCAAGATAA
- a CDS encoding DUF288 domain-containing protein translates to MEKTALIITSISAPNPVMKSLAEGSLKNNVDFIVIGDTKSPDKFELNGCDFYSYEEQLKLKFKFAKEVPTRHYGRKNIGYLLAIQNGAELMLETDDDNFPRASFWADRNIQQKSAVSEGDYWLNTYTYFTDKFIWPRGFSLEHLQQIQPAKDSFPIKDIISPIQQGLADENPDVDAMFRLSYPLPVSFEKDFNLALGKGSWCPFNSQNTTWFKEAFPLMYLPSYCSFRMTDIWRSFIAQRILWENNWHLLFHNSTVWQDRNEHNLMKDFEDEIPGYLNNDRIVKTLEDLDIKSGEQYLSDNVIKCYQALVDMELVGKDEIKLIHSWYEDLASIN, encoded by the coding sequence ATGGAAAAAACAGCCCTGATAATAACGTCAATTTCTGCTCCTAATCCTGTGATGAAAAGTCTGGCTGAAGGTAGCTTGAAAAACAATGTTGACTTTATAGTAATTGGTGATACAAAGTCGCCTGACAAATTTGAACTGAATGGATGTGATTTTTATTCTTACGAGGAGCAATTAAAACTGAAATTCAAGTTTGCCAAAGAAGTTCCAACCCGTCATTATGGTCGTAAAAATATTGGTTATTTATTGGCTATTCAAAATGGTGCTGAATTGATGCTGGAAACAGATGATGACAACTTTCCACGAGCTTCTTTTTGGGCAGATCGAAACATTCAGCAAAAATCAGCTGTTTCGGAAGGTGATTATTGGTTGAATACCTACACCTATTTTACAGATAAATTCATTTGGCCACGTGGTTTTTCATTGGAGCATTTGCAACAGATTCAACCGGCTAAGGATTCTTTCCCCATAAAAGACATTATTTCACCCATACAGCAAGGTTTAGCTGATGAAAATCCGGATGTAGATGCCATGTTTCGTTTATCATATCCTTTGCCTGTAAGTTTTGAAAAGGATTTTAATTTAGCTTTAGGAAAGGGAAGTTGGTGTCCGTTTAATAGTCAGAACACTACTTGGTTTAAAGAGGCATTTCCATTGATGTATTTGCCATCCTACTGTAGTTTTCGTATGACCGACATTTGGCGAAGTTTTATTGCTCAACGCATTTTGTGGGAAAACAATTGGCATTTACTTTTTCATAACTCTACCGTGTGGCAAGATCGAAACGAGCATAATTTAATGAAGGATTTTGAAGATGAAATTCCAGGTTATTTAAACAACGATAGGATTGTTAAAACATTGGAAGATTTAGATATCAAATCGGGAGAACAATATTTAAGCGATAATGTTATAAAATGCTACCAAGCTTTGGTAGATATGGAGTTAGTTGGAAAAGACGAAATAAAACTCATTCATAGCTGGTATGAAGATTTGGCTTCTATTAATTAA
- a CDS encoding transposase, translating into MSEKYKFHNPDGIYFVTSTIVEWVPLFLKKKMCDIILNSLKFCQQEKGLVIHAWCIMPNHIHLIISRKGTYFLSDILRDFKRFTSIKIAKEIESSNSDKDQKALKVFSKRAEELKRIKKYKIWQDGNHPVELYTNKMLDDRLNYLHENPVKSSLMSIAEDYAYSSAKTYCGEKGQLEIELIE; encoded by the coding sequence ATGTCTGAAAAATATAAATTTCATAATCCCGATGGAATATATTTCGTCACATCAACAATTGTTGAATGGGTACCATTGTTTCTGAAAAAGAAAATGTGCGATATCATTCTCAACTCATTAAAATTTTGTCAACAAGAAAAAGGATTAGTTATACATGCGTGGTGCATCATGCCAAATCATATTCATTTAATCATTAGTAGAAAAGGGACGTATTTCTTATCTGACATTTTAAGAGATTTTAAAAGATTTACATCTATTAAGATTGCCAAAGAAATCGAATCTTCTAATTCCGATAAAGATCAAAAAGCTTTAAAAGTTTTCAGTAAAAGGGCTGAAGAGCTGAAACGAATCAAGAAATATAAAATTTGGCAGGATGGAAATCATCCTGTTGAATTGTATACAAATAAAATGCTTGATGATAGGTTGAACTATCTACATGAAAATCCAGTTAAAAGTAGTCTAATGTCAATTGCAGAAGACTATGCATATTCATCAGCTAAAACTTACTGTGGAGAAAAAGGACAATTGGAAATTGAACTTATTGAATAA
- a CDS encoding type II toxin-antitoxin system PemK/MazF family toxin, with translation MHIKQFEIWIADLNPRIGTEPGKTRPVVIVQTNLLNSKHPSSIICPLTTNIQKESKILRVHLKKRTANLDKAADILIDQLRAIDNKRLIKRIGRLTSNIEEQIKENIKIVLDL, from the coding sequence ATGCATATTAAGCAATTTGAGATTTGGATTGCTGACCTTAATCCTAGAATAGGAACTGAGCCAGGTAAAACACGACCAGTTGTAATTGTTCAAACTAATTTATTAAATAGCAAGCATCCTTCATCAATAATATGCCCTCTAACAACAAACATTCAAAAAGAAAGTAAAATACTGAGAGTTCATCTGAAAAAAAGAACCGCAAATCTTGATAAAGCAGCTGACATCCTTATTGATCAATTAAGAGCTATAGACAATAAAAGACTAATAAAAAGAATTGGGAGATTAACATCTAATATTGAAGAACAAATCAAAGAAAATATAAAGATTGTTCTTGATTTATAA
- a CDS encoding fatty acid desaturase — MKHNVQEDSNTKLSWYEIVSKYNHPSSLRGAWQIVNSVGPFLIVWYFMYQSLSVSYWLTILLSFIAAGFSVRIFIIFHDCGHGSFYKSRQWNKIVGSILGLFFFTPFWKWKISHDIHHQTVGNLDERGVGDVKTFTVKEYLKLPKSKRRFYKFYRHPLLMFPIGGLFIFLIQNRFSSKDRTVKEHLNVHLINLVMAAIIVGISLMIGFKAFILIELPILLIASAAGVSLFYIQHQFDDVQWERKESWDYKTMALKGSSYFKLPKILQWFTGNIGIHHIHHLSPKIPNYYLQKCLSENEEFHIKPITIKNSFKSLRLRLWDEDKNQIVSFKSLQSNEN, encoded by the coding sequence ATGAAACACAATGTGCAAGAAGATTCCAATACCAAATTATCCTGGTACGAAATCGTTTCTAAATATAATCATCCAAGTAGCTTGCGAGGCGCTTGGCAAATTGTTAATTCAGTTGGCCCATTCTTAATCGTATGGTATTTTATGTACCAAAGCTTATCGGTTTCGTATTGGTTAACCATTCTACTATCCTTTATAGCAGCTGGTTTTTCAGTTCGGATTTTCATTATCTTTCATGATTGCGGACACGGATCTTTTTATAAATCCAGACAATGGAATAAAATAGTAGGTTCTATATTGGGCTTATTCTTTTTTACTCCTTTTTGGAAATGGAAAATAAGCCATGATATTCATCATCAAACTGTCGGGAACTTAGATGAAAGAGGAGTAGGAGATGTTAAGACGTTTACGGTTAAGGAATATCTGAAGTTACCCAAATCGAAAAGACGATTTTATAAATTCTATCGTCATCCTTTGCTCATGTTTCCTATTGGTGGACTCTTCATTTTTCTCATCCAGAATAGATTTTCATCCAAAGATCGAACTGTTAAAGAACACCTGAATGTTCATCTGATCAATCTTGTTATGGCTGCTATTATAGTGGGCATAAGTCTAATGATTGGATTCAAAGCGTTTATTCTTATTGAGTTGCCCATTTTGTTAATTGCTTCAGCAGCAGGTGTTTCTCTTTTCTACATCCAACACCAATTCGATGATGTTCAGTGGGAACGTAAAGAAAGTTGGGATTATAAAACGATGGCATTAAAAGGAAGTTCATATTTTAAATTACCAAAAATACTGCAGTGGTTTACTGGAAATATAGGCATTCATCATATCCATCATTTAAGTCCTAAAATACCCAACTATTATTTGCAAAAATGCTTGAGCGAAAATGAGGAATTTCATATCAAACCCATTACCATAAAGAATAGTTTTAAAAGCCTTAGGCTTCGTTTATGGGATGAAGATAAAAATCAGATTGTAAGTTTCAAATCTCTGCAATCGAATGAGAATTAA